The Phycisphaeraceae bacterium genome includes a window with the following:
- a CDS encoding glycoside hydrolase family 130 protein produces MSMIRIRRHDLTVLPESARVILRPFIPSGRDRITAILGRTLALTDEEVAAHLASVLLEFDGRHLDIEGKLHQHFDRIVPYLFTHRPLSRELRLLIGAMFSGEYALESAAIFNPSIVRHPDQSGTAPGEQRFIMSLRATGEGHISSIEFRAGSITADGSISLDDVSRFVSAPKLVLDPRYDKTRFWRRLHEMGLDEPHMEAVLGPLAESFTRRDLTNSVEAMRREIGRVTPELTLTLDHVQWLADSNYELEFAPELAMSERIIFPVSPNETNGIEDARFVRFQDDDGSVVYYATYTAYNGQTILPQLIRTEDFCHFRMLTLGGSAIQNKGMALFPRRIDGRFAMLSRQDDENIHLMMSDNPHQWSDPRVILRPSETWESIKIGNCGSPLETEAGWLVITHGVGPMRKYCIGAALLDLHDPTKVIGRLSTPLITPVGTEREGYVPNVVYSCGSIIHNRELIVPFAVSDRSSMIASVSLDHLLDHLVGSSGK; encoded by the coding sequence ATGAGTATGATCAGAATCAGACGCCATGATCTGACAGTACTCCCTGAGAGTGCCCGGGTAATTCTCAGGCCGTTTATACCATCGGGAAGAGACCGAATCACCGCAATCCTTGGCCGTACGCTGGCGCTGACAGACGAGGAGGTCGCTGCCCACCTGGCCAGTGTCCTGCTCGAGTTCGACGGCCGCCATCTCGATATTGAGGGGAAGCTACACCAGCACTTCGATAGAATCGTGCCGTATCTGTTTACGCATCGCCCTCTGTCGCGAGAACTGAGGCTATTGATCGGCGCGATGTTCTCGGGCGAATATGCTCTCGAGTCAGCAGCTATTTTCAATCCATCGATCGTGCGGCACCCGGATCAGAGCGGCACTGCACCCGGCGAACAACGCTTCATCATGAGTCTCCGCGCAACCGGCGAGGGGCATATCTCATCAATCGAGTTCAGGGCGGGCAGCATTACAGCAGACGGGAGTATCTCTCTCGATGATGTATCCAGGTTCGTAAGCGCCCCGAAGCTTGTTCTTGATCCTCGGTATGACAAGACTCGATTCTGGCGTCGGCTGCATGAGATGGGACTTGATGAGCCCCACATGGAAGCCGTGCTCGGGCCGCTTGCAGAGAGCTTCACAAGGCGTGATCTCACAAATAGTGTTGAAGCGATGCGTCGTGAAATCGGTCGAGTTACGCCGGAGCTGACGCTGACGCTGGACCACGTCCAATGGCTCGCGGACTCGAACTACGAGTTAGAGTTTGCTCCCGAGCTCGCCATGAGTGAGCGCATTATCTTCCCCGTATCACCGAATGAGACGAACGGCATTGAAGATGCTCGATTTGTCCGCTTCCAGGATGATGATGGCAGCGTGGTCTACTACGCGACCTACACGGCCTACAACGGACAGACAATCCTACCGCAGCTGATTCGCACAGAAGATTTCTGTCACTTCAGGATGCTGACGCTGGGTGGATCGGCGATCCAGAACAAAGGAATGGCGCTCTTCCCGAGACGGATCGATGGTCGTTTCGCGATGCTCTCACGCCAGGACGACGAGAACATTCACCTCATGATGTCAGATAACCCTCACCAGTGGAGCGATCCCCGTGTGATTCTTCGACCGAGTGAGACCTGGGAATCGATAAAAATCGGGAACTGCGGGTCACCACTTGAGACCGAAGCAGGGTGGTTGGTCATAACCCACGGCGTCGGCCCGATGCGTAAATACTGTATCGGTGCCGCTCTGCTCGATCTGCACGATCCAACAAAAGTGATCGGCAGACTAAGCACACCCCTGATAACGCCAGTAGGCACCGAACGCGAAGGCTATGTGCCCAATGTGGTCTATAGCTGCGGCTCAATAATCCACAACCGAGAGTTGATTGTACCCTTCGCGGTCAGTGATCGATCGTCCATGATCGCAAGCGTATCGTTGGATCACCTGCTAGATCATCTCGTGGGAAGTAGCGGAAAGTAA
- a CDS encoding DUF2934 domain-containing protein produces MNRSTSNKASESITKSGDGSVRSANIPSPSRPASPRGIGHDEIASRAYANYEKSGCREGYCQENWEHAEHELRHEEKKLQLAQGTGGPLPSAFGSSAR; encoded by the coding sequence ATGAATCGTTCAACATCAAATAAAGCCTCAGAATCCATCACGAAGTCCGGCGACGGTTCGGTCCGATCAGCCAACATCCCCAGCCCTTCGAGACCCGCGTCTCCCAGAGGCATCGGCCACGATGAAATCGCGTCGCGTGCGTATGCGAACTATGAGAAGAGCGGATGCCGGGAAGGCTACTGTCAGGAGAACTGGGAGCACGCCGAGCACGAACTGCGGCATGAAGAGAAGAAGCTCCAACTCGCCCAGGGAACCGGCGGCCCGTTGCCCTCTGCGTTTGGCTCATCGGCCAGATAG
- a CDS encoding DUF432 domain-containing protein encodes MNQSQRLENQKLYCAAVGPLTIWLRREGEELFVATERDADESLRHRDEPLVIDDSEPPTNSAAMAWDRYILASNSQEISLRYLLPDRPLVARPESMLVLPPGRHATFYFGIPLRIAVIEVTSTPVTLTELPTIVLSNIWFGDPMQGELCYSLMTRARRDVDLSERRPYRAICTLEIRNESDEPIKVQRLRVDGPNLDLFEGEGQVWTNRVVARFRSQEQGSEVEVVSSAPKSGVRKIVPAREPVAGSVVSRVLGMFRREESIDA; translated from the coding sequence ATGAATCAATCCCAGAGACTCGAGAACCAGAAACTTTATTGCGCGGCCGTGGGCCCGCTGACGATCTGGCTGCGGCGGGAAGGTGAGGAGTTATTCGTTGCCACGGAGCGTGATGCCGACGAGTCGCTTAGGCATCGTGACGAGCCACTGGTTATCGATGACTCGGAGCCACCCACGAATTCCGCGGCGATGGCCTGGGACCGTTACATCCTGGCGTCGAATTCGCAGGAGATCAGTCTCCGGTACCTTTTGCCAGATCGCCCGCTTGTCGCGCGTCCTGAATCGATGCTGGTCCTGCCGCCTGGGAGACATGCCACGTTTTACTTCGGTATTCCTCTCCGGATCGCGGTTATCGAGGTCACGTCCACACCTGTGACACTGACAGAGTTGCCCACGATCGTCCTGTCGAATATCTGGTTCGGCGATCCGATGCAGGGGGAGTTGTGCTACTCGCTCATGACCCGAGCCAGGCGCGATGTCGATCTTTCCGAACGGCGTCCGTATCGGGCGATTTGTACGCTTGAAATCCGTAACGAGTCAGATGAGCCGATCAAGGTCCAACGGCTGCGAGTGGACGGCCCCAATCTCGACCTCTTTGAGGGCGAGGGTCAAGTCTGGACCAATCGTGTTGTTGCCCGATTCAGGAGCCAGGAGCAGGGAAGTGAGGTGGAGGTTGTTTCATCTGCACCGAAGTCGGGCGTCCGCAAGATCGTGCCGGCGCGTGAACCGGTGGCTGGGAGTGTCGTGTCAAGGGTTCTGGGGATGTTCCGACGAGAGGAGTCTATTGACGCATGA
- a CDS encoding ATP-binding protein: protein MPADRSGQQHLDSLLIKANRASCLGFRWFWIHVQDVLDQSHVTAGPLSVKKLVVIVFATLPDSFVSHVRILSEDKPQPALCFEKSGASKPGFDLNVCENQAIQKVSTRSNDQHCPEVECIKPSGSTPRLILRDALSLILDHADTMNVVFVSKTTREWHTMSLNPCEIPVDDDPRPMAEAVIALTHTPTAVVTQSGEIVASNVLWTGRKTFRMAADGPRRLEESLPEWFSMKSLTESMQLGYPPVGHQKGVWKTISAHNGRPYRRQASICWSRLPLHGQSQTLTIISVSDELTTHDLVSLIGSQRAHIDQLLIRQTLVEEAERRRLGQSLHDVVAQDLAELNSELIRCSASATCKDRMEKKLKQIIAAVRDMSFEISPPVLEDLGLLPAVHWLSEHVSQRYGVCVTAAEDGVEPDLTPEARIIMFRALRELVINAAKYASEHVITITCSSSHDKSSIEVADRGPGLRRSANDKVHYGLLSVEQQIRGIGGSFEISTRKGEGTLITITIPKSTKKNRS, encoded by the coding sequence TTGCCCGCGGATCGCTCCGGGCAGCAGCATCTCGACTCGCTTCTTATTAAGGCGAACCGAGCTTCTTGTCTGGGTTTCCGATGGTTCTGGATTCACGTTCAGGATGTCCTGGATCAGTCGCATGTCACAGCTGGGCCGCTTTCCGTTAAGAAGCTCGTCGTGATCGTCTTTGCGACGCTGCCCGATTCGTTTGTCAGCCATGTACGCATCCTTTCCGAGGACAAACCCCAGCCAGCGTTATGCTTTGAAAAAAGCGGTGCCAGCAAGCCAGGATTTGATCTGAACGTATGTGAGAACCAGGCCATACAAAAGGTCTCTACGCGTTCAAACGATCAGCATTGTCCTGAAGTCGAGTGCATCAAGCCATCAGGCTCAACCCCTAGATTGATACTTAGGGATGCTCTATCGCTAATCCTGGATCATGCGGATACAATGAACGTGGTGTTTGTCTCCAAGACAACACGCGAATGGCACACCATGTCCCTTAATCCATGCGAAATCCCAGTTGATGACGACCCGCGACCGATGGCTGAGGCGGTGATTGCCTTGACACATACGCCCACTGCTGTGGTCACACAGTCAGGTGAGATCGTGGCCTCCAATGTCTTATGGACCGGGAGAAAAACATTCAGGATGGCGGCGGACGGGCCCCGAAGGCTCGAGGAGTCGCTACCCGAGTGGTTCAGTATGAAGTCGCTCACTGAGTCCATGCAGTTGGGATATCCCCCTGTCGGGCATCAGAAAGGCGTCTGGAAAACGATCTCGGCGCACAATGGCAGGCCGTATCGTCGGCAGGCTTCGATCTGCTGGTCCAGATTGCCTCTCCACGGCCAGAGTCAAACACTGACGATTATCTCGGTGTCAGACGAGCTCACGACTCATGATCTCGTCTCTTTGATCGGCTCCCAGAGAGCTCACATCGATCAGCTACTGATTCGCCAGACACTTGTTGAAGAGGCCGAGCGTCGCAGGCTGGGGCAGTCTCTTCATGATGTGGTCGCCCAGGATCTTGCCGAACTCAACTCCGAACTGATTCGTTGCAGCGCATCCGCGACATGCAAAGACCGTATGGAGAAAAAGCTCAAGCAGATCATCGCAGCGGTTCGGGACATGTCATTCGAGATCAGCCCACCGGTTCTCGAAGACCTTGGTCTGCTGCCGGCGGTACACTGGCTTAGTGAGCATGTCAGTCAGCGATACGGTGTCTGCGTGACTGCTGCCGAGGACGGCGTCGAGCCGGATCTCACGCCTGAAGCAAGAATCATCATGTTCCGTGCCTTGCGTGAGCTGGTGATCAATGCGGCGAAGTACGCATCCGAGCACGTCATCACGATCACCTGCTCATCGTCACACGATAAAAGCTCTATCGAGGTGGCTGATCGTGGACCAGGACTCCGGCGGTCCGCTAACGACAAAGTTCACTACGGGCTCCTGAGTGTCGAGCAGCAGATCCGAGGCATCGGCGGATCGTTTGAGATCTCCACCAGAAAGGGTGAAGGAACGTTGATAACCATCACCATCCCCAAGAGTACCAAGAAGAACAGATCATGA
- a CDS encoding response regulator transcription factor — translation MTAVVLVDDHAMMRAGIRSILEHEETITVVGEANDGREAIELTARVVPDVVLIDVGMPGLNGIEATRKILAEDPKVSVIALSMHSDERYLHGMLEAGARGYLLKTCGARELILAIETVQRGQIYITSELTHLLVDRRYPRAGQVQHGGSRLSEELTPREREVLQLIAEGQTSKQISIRLGTAMKTIESHRTNLIQKLDLHSIADLTKYALREGLIQLSD, via the coding sequence ATGACGGCTGTAGTCCTCGTTGATGATCACGCCATGATGCGGGCGGGTATCCGCTCGATCCTCGAGCACGAGGAGACCATCACCGTCGTCGGCGAAGCCAACGACGGCCGGGAGGCCATCGAGCTGACAGCGAGAGTTGTTCCTGATGTGGTGCTGATTGATGTCGGCATGCCGGGGCTTAACGGGATCGAAGCCACACGGAAGATCCTCGCCGAGGACCCGAAGGTTTCGGTCATCGCTCTCTCCATGCATTCCGATGAACGCTACCTCCACGGCATGCTCGAGGCGGGAGCGCGGGGATACCTGCTCAAGACCTGTGGAGCCAGAGAACTCATTCTGGCCATCGAGACTGTCCAGCGGGGTCAGATCTATATCACTTCCGAGCTAACGCACCTTCTGGTTGATAGACGGTATCCAAGAGCAGGCCAGGTGCAGCACGGGGGAAGCCGACTCTCTGAAGAACTGACTCCTCGCGAACGAGAAGTTCTCCAACTCATCGCTGAGGGGCAGACCAGTAAGCAGATCAGCATACGGCTCGGCACCGCGATGAAGACCATCGAATCACATCGCACCAACCTCATCCAAAAGCTGGATCTGCATTCCATCGCCGATCTGACGAAGTACGCCCTTCGAGAGGGCCTCATCCAACTCTCCGACTAA
- a CDS encoding glycosyltransferase family 4 protein, translated as MKIPPDSDPSTIAFLGDYPPRLCGIATFTHDLCSAVSTQAPSSECLVVAVTDRHQVYQYPDLVRFEIQERELASYRSAADFLNFNNVDLLCVQHEFGIYGGVSGEHVLALLHEVRMPVVTTMHTVLDHPDADQRRVTLELLKLSDRIVVMANKGAEILRDIYGAAQETIDVIPHGIPDQPLGGSSEYKAQFGLAGRDVLFTFGLIGPGKGIEFVIKALPSIVRRHPSVVYVVLGATHPQLLVRDGEQYRLGLQHLAEDLGVADHVIFDNRFVAIDELRQFIGAADVYLTPYLNESQITSGSLAYVYGSGRVVVSTPYWHAKELLAEGRGVLVPFRDAPAIAEAVSGLLDDRQNMKAIQEAAFDVGRSMLWPCVGDRYLDTFRQASHDQREQPRAAFAAWTLNSRPFSLPAQRIDHVIRMTDGVGIFQHAILNVPNFTEGYCTDDNARGLVLCCMIEEQAPLISLSVTAQLETTYLAFLANAMTSGNGRCLNFMSHSRLWLEEVGSEDSHARALWAMGTGANRCRDTGRRRLCDRLFRRGLPVVAEFSSPRAWAFALIGIDEYLCHLPQDRAAIDMRYLLKERLLVLWEHYSTPDWPWFEPVVTYENARLCQALLLGQRSNPTPRAVEIALKVLRWLVSIQTTSEGCFRPIGNNGFYPRGESPAVFDQQPVEAQAMVAACLEAHRVTGDKMWLREARRAFEWFLGRNDLGTPLFVFETGGCGDGLHADGVSENQGAESTFAFHLSLADMQASRSLTPNYADGSS; from the coding sequence ATGAAGATCCCACCCGATTCGGATCCCAGTACCATCGCATTTCTTGGCGACTATCCACCTCGTCTCTGCGGGATCGCGACCTTCACGCACGATCTGTGCTCCGCAGTATCAACACAGGCTCCCAGTTCAGAGTGCCTTGTGGTGGCCGTGACTGACCGGCATCAGGTCTACCAGTACCCCGACCTTGTGCGGTTTGAGATCCAGGAGAGAGAGTTAGCATCCTATCGGAGTGCTGCGGACTTTTTGAACTTCAACAATGTTGATCTTCTCTGCGTCCAGCATGAGTTTGGCATCTATGGCGGGGTATCCGGAGAACACGTCCTGGCGTTGCTTCATGAGGTGCGTATGCCGGTGGTCACAACGATGCACACCGTGCTCGATCACCCTGACGCAGATCAGCGCCGGGTGACCCTCGAACTCCTGAAGCTAAGCGACCGCATCGTCGTCATGGCGAATAAGGGCGCTGAAATCCTCCGAGACATCTACGGAGCCGCCCAAGAGACGATTGATGTCATTCCTCACGGTATTCCAGATCAGCCTCTGGGCGGCTCGAGTGAGTACAAGGCACAGTTCGGTCTGGCGGGTCGCGATGTGCTCTTCACGTTTGGACTGATCGGCCCGGGCAAGGGTATCGAGTTCGTCATCAAAGCCCTCCCGAGTATTGTTCGTCGACACCCCAGCGTGGTGTACGTCGTTCTCGGTGCAACGCACCCTCAACTGCTCGTGCGCGATGGTGAGCAATACCGTCTGGGGCTACAGCATCTCGCTGAAGACCTTGGCGTCGCCGATCACGTTATTTTCGACAATCGATTTGTGGCCATTGACGAGCTTCGACAGTTTATTGGTGCAGCCGATGTCTACCTGACTCCATATCTCAACGAATCGCAGATCACCTCAGGCTCACTCGCCTACGTGTACGGCTCGGGAAGAGTGGTGGTTTCAACACCATATTGGCATGCCAAAGAGCTGCTGGCAGAAGGCCGCGGCGTCCTGGTCCCTTTCCGTGATGCGCCCGCGATTGCGGAAGCGGTATCAGGGCTTCTTGATGACAGGCAGAATATGAAGGCCATACAGGAAGCAGCATTTGATGTTGGCCGATCGATGCTCTGGCCGTGTGTTGGCGACCGCTATCTCGATACCTTTCGCCAGGCCAGCCATGATCAGAGAGAACAACCACGAGCCGCATTCGCTGCGTGGACGCTCAACAGTCGGCCTTTTAGTCTGCCTGCGCAGCGCATCGACCATGTGATCCGTATGACCGATGGAGTGGGCATCTTTCAGCACGCGATCCTCAACGTTCCCAACTTTACTGAAGGCTACTGCACCGACGACAACGCAAGAGGTCTGGTCTTGTGCTGCATGATCGAGGAGCAGGCACCGTTGATATCATTGAGTGTCACAGCACAACTCGAAACAACCTATCTGGCTTTCCTCGCCAATGCGATGACCTCGGGGAACGGGCGATGCCTTAACTTCATGAGTCACAGCAGGCTATGGTTAGAGGAAGTAGGCAGCGAAGACAGCCACGCAAGAGCACTCTGGGCGATGGGCACGGGAGCCAATCGTTGTCGAGACACCGGCCGCAGAAGACTCTGCGACCGCCTGTTTCGTCGTGGCCTACCGGTAGTAGCGGAGTTCTCATCCCCTCGCGCTTGGGCCTTCGCGCTTATTGGTATCGATGAGTATCTCTGTCACCTACCGCAAGACAGAGCCGCGATCGACATGCGATATCTACTCAAAGAGAGATTGCTCGTCCTGTGGGAGCATTATTCCACTCCCGACTGGCCATGGTTTGAGCCGGTCGTAACATACGAGAATGCACGACTCTGCCAAGCCCTCTTGCTTGGACAGCGTTCGAATCCCACCCCGCGTGCAGTAGAGATCGCTCTTAAAGTTCTGCGTTGGCTGGTATCGATCCAGACGACGAGCGAAGGATGCTTCCGCCCGATCGGCAACAACGGTTTCTATCCACGCGGCGAGTCTCCCGCGGTCTTCGATCAACAGCCTGTCGAGGCTCAGGCGATGGTGGCCGCCTGTCTTGAGGCCCACCGAGTCACCGGCGACAAGATGTGGTTACGCGAAGCACGACGCGCGTTTGAGTGGTTCTTAGGGCGAAATGATCTGGGAACACCGCTGTTTGTTTTCGAGACAGGCGGCTGTGGCGATGGTCTTCACGCTGACGGGGTGAGTGAGAATCAGGGTGCAGAGTCGACTTTTGCGTTCCATCTTTCACTCGCCGACATGCAGGCCTCAAGAAGCCTCACCCCCAACTACGCCGACGGGTCTTCATGA
- a CDS encoding exopolysaccharide biosynthesis protein, which yields MTQQPPTEEPSEAIRSKHAPVVPLHSVFDDLDQFVASRNGQDVTLADVENALRGRWAAVLILVLSMPFIFPIPIPLLATVCGLPMFAIGLRLLLAREPRLPAYAYRHQLSANTLSRIASGLRRLLTPLAWLYLPRLAPLFWPIAWRMTGLSIAMAALMLSLPLPIPFANMIPALPSSSSPQDCSSGTGSPYCSAIS from the coding sequence GTGACCCAGCAGCCTCCGACCGAAGAACCATCCGAAGCGATCCGGAGCAAACATGCCCCGGTGGTCCCGCTTCATTCTGTCTTCGACGACCTAGATCAGTTCGTTGCGTCGCGGAACGGGCAGGACGTCACCTTGGCTGACGTGGAGAACGCACTTCGCGGGCGCTGGGCCGCCGTTCTGATCCTTGTGCTCTCTATGCCTTTTATCTTTCCGATTCCCATCCCGCTGCTCGCCACTGTCTGTGGGCTTCCGATGTTCGCGATCGGTCTACGGCTTCTGCTTGCCCGGGAACCGCGACTCCCGGCATATGCCTACCGGCACCAACTCAGCGCAAACACACTGTCCCGCATCGCCTCGGGACTCCGACGCTTGCTCACCCCTCTGGCGTGGCTCTACCTGCCTCGATTGGCCCCGCTCTTCTGGCCCATCGCCTGGCGAATGACCGGTCTCTCCATCGCCATGGCGGCCCTGATGCTGAGTCTTCCCCTGCCCATCCCGTTCGCAAACATGATCCCCGCCCTGCCCTCATCCAGTTCGCCGCAGGACTGCTCCAGCGGGACGGGCTCGCCATACTGCTCGGCCATATCCTGA
- a CDS encoding mechanosensitive ion channel family protein codes for MMLAALIEWPALREYALQNLETIIRVLILLFIGLPAVWFVSRTVGRALERRTTAQAGMVVRKVMLYVGVLIIGLSIARQCGIPLTPLLGAAGIVGVAVGFASQTSVSNIISGLFLIAEKPFAVGDVVKIGPTTGLVLSIDLLSLKIRTFDNQYVRIPNEMLMKTEVTNITRFPIRRVDFTISVAYREDLERVKSILLDLAKQHPQVLDEPDPLVLLTNYNNSGIDFLFAVWCVKSDFFEIRKTLIPSIKKRFDEEGVEIPFPHISLYAGSGTEALPIRLVNEEPALDSAMPADPSKT; via the coding sequence ATGATGCTCGCTGCCCTTATTGAATGGCCGGCACTCAGGGAGTACGCACTTCAGAATCTCGAGACGATTATTCGTGTCCTGATACTGCTCTTTATCGGCTTGCCGGCTGTCTGGTTCGTCTCTAGGACTGTCGGAAGAGCGCTGGAGAGGCGAACGACCGCACAAGCCGGGATGGTCGTCCGCAAAGTCATGCTGTACGTGGGGGTGTTGATCATTGGTCTTTCAATAGCAAGGCAGTGCGGGATCCCCCTCACCCCACTTCTTGGTGCGGCCGGGATTGTTGGTGTCGCTGTGGGATTTGCATCACAAACTTCCGTCTCCAATATTATCTCGGGCCTCTTTCTGATCGCAGAGAAGCCATTCGCTGTTGGAGACGTGGTCAAGATCGGACCGACCACTGGCCTTGTCCTGTCTATTGATCTGCTGTCACTCAAGATCCGGACCTTCGACAACCAATATGTCAGGATCCCAAATGAGATGCTGATGAAGACAGAGGTGACCAACATTACCCGCTTCCCAATACGGCGCGTCGACTTCACCATTTCGGTTGCCTATCGCGAGGATCTCGAACGCGTCAAGAGCATCCTGCTTGACCTTGCAAAGCAGCATCCTCAGGTGTTAGACGAGCCCGATCCGCTGGTGCTACTCACGAACTACAACAACTCCGGCATCGATTTCCTGTTTGCCGTCTGGTGTGTCAAATCTGACTTCTTTGAGATCCGCAAGACCTTGATACCCTCCATCAAGAAGCGATTTGATGAAGAAGGGGTTGAGATTCCCTTCCCTCATATCAGTTTGTACGCTGGATCTGGAACCGAAGCCTTGCCCATACGACTCGTCAACGAGGAGCCGGCTCTGGATTCTGCGATGCCTGCTGACCCATCCAAAACCTGA